The nucleotide window TTCTTTGCTTTGATTTCTCCAGAGACCCTAATCCTCCAGAAGCATACCTGAGGGCTCGTCTGAATAACTATCCATTCCCGGACAAGGCCTCTGGCATTGAGTACTTGGCCCGGCTTGCTTGGTCTAACGCAACAAATTGCAGGTTAAGACTTCATCAATCTTCTCTAAATTTGTTATGAAATGTTTGTGTAGCCTGTTCCGGTTAATCCAGTGCAATAAGTGTTAATTTTCCCAATTCATGATTCCTCCTTTGTGAAATTCTTCTTTTGGATAATCCGCTTGACCAGTTAACGCCAAGGATAACCTGTTATCGCATCCGTGACCTACTGCGAGGTTCAGGGCCTGACACCTACGGAATCAGGATAAACTGGCCGATTAACTTAAATATCGGCCGATATTTTTAACAGTTCTAGCAACGCTCATTGCAAAGAAACGGAAAGACCCTCCACTTTATTGTAGCGATTTTGCTTGTGTTTCTTTAATGTTCGGTACTCCTACGTACGAGTATTATACTGTTGCTGCTGCTACTTGGGCTCTTTGGTACTTAGGCCAACCCTATCAACCTCGTTCGTGCCTCCTTGGGCTGTTTGGTACTATCCTGGAACTAGAAGTAGTGTTGCTGAGGTCTTTCTTTCATGTTGTTTTTGTGTCCAGCACTATTTTCAAGCATCTTGGTCGTTATTATTATTTTTCTGTGCGACTGCTATTAATTACTCCCGCccttcctaaatataagtctttttagagattctaaTATGGACTACATACTTGACCCTAGATACGAAAAGAGCCTATTGGGATTCTAATATGGTACGAGTTACCGATATCCTGAACAATGGAATGTAATAAAAAAATACTTCTTTACCCGCATATAAATTGTAAAACTGTTCCATTTTTGCAGGTTGCGTGTGCCGCAGATCTCTTACTGTTCAACTTCTTCAGAAGCAGGTTTAACATTTTCACCTTTAACAAAAAAAACCTgatgtgttttttatgttttactGAACATACGTTGAATAACCCTACAGATTTACTGGGCAATTTTCCTTATTATTGTGGTTTATTGGAGATTTCTATCTATCTGTACTGGAGCAAATATATCTCCTTGAATATCGGAAGTGGCAAATATATATTACACAAGACATGTGTTACGAGGAAGGAATTATAGACTATATATATGTATATACAAGACTATGTGCGTCAAGATAATATCACAAGGATATATATTTTTCTTCACTATGTTTATAGAAGATCATATTTCTGTGCTCAAAAGGGTTCCAGTACAGTCTCTGTCAGGTAATTCAAATGATCATTTGCTGATAGAAAGTAAAGTTAGCACCACACGTAGCTCAGGCATCTATATTTTCTCCGTACTTTCTTAAAATGCATATCCACTAATCAGCAACATGCCTGCAGAATCAATGAATCGTGCAAAGGATGCTAATGCTTCTGCCACAAGGACTCCGACAAGATATTCTAGGCAGATGAATGAGTTTGATCAGAGTTAGTGTCACTGTGCATTTGCATGGTTTATGTTTATTGTCCCTGAATTCAATTTACAATAATCACCATGTTGTGTGTGCAGAATCAAGCGGCTCAAGGAACTCTGGAAACTTTTCAGTAGCGCAACAAAAGTGGGATTGTAAGTTGTTCAATCACACGGTTTTTACTTTTGTTTTTCTGGTTGCTTAAGTAAATGCTGGATGTTTGTGATGTGTAAATTGTGGTTGTCAGTGATTAAGAAAATGCTGATTGTTATAATTGCAGCCAAGGGCGACCTCAGGTCCGATGCAAAAACAAAAACGAGCTCAAGTATTCCTTCGAAATTTCCTGAAGAAGGAAGGAGCTCTGAGTCATCACTGTCATCTCTCGCGCAACATCAAGGCTGTCACTGTAAGTTGGCAATCTCGGTGTTTATGTACAGTTTTTTTTTTGGTCCATCAAAACTTACAAACTGTGACTGCAGGTTCAATCTCACTGCTAACTTAGTGGATTTGTTGCTACTGAAGTGATTGTCACTGTATATGTTTGTGATTTGTGAATTCTTCCACTGACTAAGCAACTGCTGTTGTTTTTATTGCAGCGCAAGATAAGGGACACAAGTCGCCTTTATACAATTGCCCTTGGTCGACGTTTCTCGTACCTGCAGGTCCAGTCGGTTTTAGTCTTGTATTGAATTTTTCAGAGGTGTTTGTTTACAGCAAATTGCAAAGCTTTATGCTGTTATTTGTTTTGCCTTGCAGGTTGTAGGTTCCCTGCAATGTCAGCAGCCAGCCCATTCCTCCGGGTGTACAGTCCAGCTGTCCCCGCCCAAAAAGAGGCACAAATAAAGCAGCAATTCATAGCGATGCTTGCGATGTCACCTGAATGGTGGCGTCGTTTGCTGCAACATGGTGCCCTACCCGACCGTGACCCTGGTGAGTACCTGACCACTACATGGTGTCAGCTGAATTTTTTTGGTAAGTTTGAAGTTCATTTGATCAGTGATTTTGTGCCATAATTTCTAATAATCCTACATAAGTGGTCAGTATTACCCAACCTAGGTTTCTAGGTAGGATTTACCAAGGAATGGACTTTTCAGTTCGCTATGGTTTTTAGTTGAACTTTGTTGAGCTAATTTATTAGGATGTTGGCCAGAAAGCCTACCAAACTTTTGGTATGGCGTACTTGTGCACGATCTAGTGGTTTTAGATGCCTTCACCTGTCTTTCGTTGCTCTTTGTTTTGCTGGATAGGTAGGTTATACATTTGTACTAATTTGCTCTTTTTTTTTCATTGTGCAGAAGCGGCAATGAGGGCTCTCATGAGCCCGCACATCTCCCGTGACAGGCCACTGGTAGAGGTCAAGCACCTCTGTGAGAATTGTGCTAAGCCAAAGCGAGAGGGGGGGAAAGCCAAGTGGTCCCTCGCCGACTGGGTTACGTCATGTTGCAACCCTACTCTTCGGGTGTGCAGCTGCTGTCTCGCCCATGCTTACCTAAGCAAGCACGGGCCCTGTGTGAAGCGTGGTGCGATTGGTCTACTCCCTGAGGCCCGAGACACAGTGATGCAGAGGCTGCTGGTTCATGAGGACGAGACCCTCTACTGCATCGAGGAGTGCACACTGCTTGTTGAGCCAGAGTTCAGAGGCAAGGTGATGAAACGTGATGGTTTCAGGATGAGGACGTATGCCTGTTTTGGCGACGTGCATGCGCGCACGGCAGCGGTGCGTACGTTAGTGGTTTTGTTTCACATTTCACGGGCAGGCGAGTTGGTGGAGATCTGCCGTACCTCCCTTGCTTCATAGTTGAGACGGTTCTCAAACTATAGCTGCTATTCGTTGTACATGTAACAGTGATGATACGTAGCACACAAAATGGAAGGCCTTTCTGTTGTTTGGATTTAGTTCTGGATAGTTGTTGGATAGTTGTTAGTCGTTATACCTGTAAATATTGACAACCACATGGTCATACGTGTACCAAGAATTATGGTGAGCTCCATTCCTGTGTTGTCGGCCTTCGGGGCGATGTATTTTTTCAGATTGGTTGCTCTGTGTTTCTGGATATTAGAGTTAGCTGCTGCTTGTGGATATCTATGAAGGATTTAGTGTTTAGTCAAACTATTTTGATAGTGTTGCGCTAGACACTAGACCAATGATGAACCTTTTCACCTTTACATCTTTGTATTGCTAATGCATATAGAAATATGTCAAGGCTTTAGATTTTAGTCAAACTATTCCAAGGGTGTTGAGAATAACTAAAAATGCTGCCAGAGCTAGACACATGTATTAAGGCTTTAGATTACATACCTGGCTTGATGTGGTAAAGACAAGTTAATTCtgttttgtacagtgtcactaaAATGTCAAGGTGATGATGACATTATGTTTTAGTTGCACTAAACAAAAAAATTCTAGAGAGAAGACGAAAGGTATGGAGGAAGACTTGCTAATCCAGACGATTAAGTTTGCCTTCGGAACTGTGGCCCTCTTGATTCATTTAATCAACTTATTTAGAGGCAGTACTCCATTTAGTTCAATCATACTTCCTGTGTTTATTAACGGAGATATACTAGAGGCGAGGCAGATGAACTACTCAAGACGTTGCGCACATCACTAGACTTTTGTAGGTTTTACAAGTATGTTCAATATATTGGCTACGAAATGTGTTCAATGTACATGGCTTTGAGCCCCCAATTATATACCTGTGTGTTATGAGAAGCAAAGTGCTTGTGCAAATGAATGAGATGTGCCTAcgaattgtgtgtgtgtgtgcgcgagcGCGCCATTTCCCTCGCTCGCTTGGAGTTGGTTGTTGTCTGTAGGAGAAAGCCTTGATTCGTTGTAGGATCTGCATGATGGCAAACCAGATTCGTCTCAGACACACCTGTTGGGAGCATCTGGTTGATCTCATCCAGTGTTCGCCATGGTCCTATATTGATCCTCGACAACACTATGTACGGCTGTCGGCAGTGTGTCCGAGACGGTGTCTTCCTCGGATGTCCTGCCATCCACTTACCACTTCTCGAACATACATGGTGGATAGCTTTGTGGTCTTGGGAGGTGCCCAGCAATGGTCTGAGAGGTGATGTTGTTTCAGTTAGGACAGGCTCTTTTgctttgtactccctccgtcccaaaataaatgACTCAAGTTTGTATTAATTTTATACTAAAGCTAGTACAAAGTCGAGTCatttattttggaatggagggaatAGTTTTGTTTGGTCGTTGGTGGCTGTCTTTGGACTTGCCCAAGTGTTTTGCTCGTGACCGGTAATCTTCTTGTACTAGTCATTCTGCAAAGCTATAGTACGCCGGGCGTACTCTTGTAAACAGCAACACGTCATGTATGGAGTACTGTGTCTCTCAAAGATCAAATTAACATGACTTCGAAATGGTGCAAAGGTACAAAGGGAGGGAGCCTAGAAAAGTCCATGCTTAGGAGCAAAATTTGGTGCGGGACATACAAATTCAAGTAACTGCAAAAATCTGAACATGCCGGCAGGACACTGCGCATGCATTTCAGGGCAGGCAGCTTCAGTTCTTCCTCCAGCTGGTCGATGAAGAAGAAGCAGATGAAGAGTTTGAGAAAGTGTTGtaatccgagatttattattattgctcgctagctgattatgtcattgagaTGAGTAAAcgtgagacctaaatgttattgtgaatatggttagttcataatctttgctgaaaacttgaatactggctttacatatttgcaacaataaaatcaaacagagtttgtaaaaaaaaattctttatcactttcagtttgtcaactgaattgcttgaggacaagcaatgggttaaccttaggggagttgatacgtctccatcgtatctacttttccaaactcttttgcccttattttggactctaatttgcatgattagaatagaactaacccggactgacgctgttttcagcaaaattgtcatggtgttatttttgtgcagaaataaaagttttcggaataacctgaaactttacggagatgatttttggaattaataaaaatattggcgaaagaatcaaccgaagggggcccacaccttggccacaaggatggagggcgcgtccacccccctggggcgcgccctccgaccttgtaggccccctggacctccaccgacctcaactccaactccgtatattcacgttcggggagaaaaaaatcagagagaaggattcattgcgttttacgatacggagccgccgccaagccctgttcttcctcgggagagcagatctggagtccgttcggggctctggagaggggaatccgtcgccatcgtcatcatcaatcatcctccatcatcaatttcatgatgctcaccgccgtgcgtgagtaatcccatcgtaggcttgctggacggtgatgggttggatgagatttaccatgtaatcgagttagttttgttagggtttgatccctagtatccactatgttctaagattgatgttgctatagctttgctatgcttaatgcttgtcactagggcccgagtgccatgatttcatatctgaacctattatgttttcatgaatatatttatGTTTCttatcctatcttgcaagttatagtcacctactatgtgttatgatccggcaaccccgaagtgacaatagtcaggacacttcccggtgacgaccgtagtttgaggagttcatgtattcactaagtgttaacgCTTTgctccggtactctattaaaaggaggccttaatatcccttagttttcaataggaccccgttggcacgggagggtaggacaaaagatgtcatgcaagttcttttccataagcacatatgactatatacggaatgcatgcctacattatattgatgaattggagctagttctgtgtcaccctagatta belongs to Triticum urartu cultivar G1812 chromosome 7, Tu2.1, whole genome shotgun sequence and includes:
- the LOC125520929 gene encoding uncharacterized protein LOC125520929 isoform X2 codes for the protein MCVKIISQGYIFFFTMFIEDHISVLKRVPVQSLSESMNRAKDANASATRTPTRYSRQMNEFDQKSSGSRNSGNFSVAQQKWDSKGDLRSDAKTKTSSSIPSKFPEEGRSSESSLSSLAQHQGCHSQDKGHKSPLYNCPWSTFLVPAGCRFPAMSAASPFLRVYSPAVPAQKEAQIKQQFIAMLAMSPEWWRRLLQHGALPDRDPEAAMRALMSPHISRDRPLVEVKHLCENCAKPKREGGKAKWSLADWVTSCCNPTLRVCSCCLAHAYLSKHGPCVKRGAIGLLPEARDTVMQRLLVHEDETLYCIEECTLLVEPEFRGKVMKRDGFRMRTYACFGDVHARTAAVRTLVVLFHISRAGELVEICRTSLAS
- the LOC125520929 gene encoding uncharacterized protein LOC125520929 isoform X1, giving the protein MCVKIISQGYIFFFTMFIEDHISVLKRVPVQSLSESMNRAKDANASATRTPTRYSRQMNEFDQKSSGSRNSGNFSVAQQKWDSKGDLRSDAKTKTSSSIPSKFPEEGRSSESSLSSLAQHQGCHSQDKGHKSPLYNCPWSTFLVPAGCRFPAMSAASPFLRVYSPAVPAQKEAQIKQQFIAMLAMSPEWWRRLLQHGALPDRDPGEYLTTTWCQLNFFEAAMRALMSPHISRDRPLVEVKHLCENCAKPKREGGKAKWSLADWVTSCCNPTLRVCSCCLAHAYLSKHGPCVKRGAIGLLPEARDTVMQRLLVHEDETLYCIEECTLLVEPEFRGKVMKRDGFRMRTYACFGDVHARTAAVRTLVVLFHISRAGELVEICRTSLAS